A stretch of DNA from Arthrobacter globiformis:
CATCCAGTGGACCTTTCCCGGCGGCATTCCCAACCCCGACTTCGTCGAGCAGCTGAAGCAGCAGGCGCCTGAGGACACCCGGGTGGAGCTGGTGTTCCTGTGCCGCTCCGGCCAGCGCTCCATCGCCGCAGCCATCGCCGCCACACAGGCCGGTTTCACGGCCTACAACGTCCTCGAAGGCTTCGAGGGCGAACCCGACCGCTACGGTGAGCGCACCGTGAACGGCTGGAAGAACCGCGGCCTGCCGACGAACCTGGGAAAGAACTAAGTTGACTTTTAATCACGACGCCGCCGGCTGGAGCCCCGATACCCAGGCCGTCCGCGGCGGGCTTGACCGCACCAATTTCCAAGAGACCACCGAGCCCGTCTTCCTGAACTCCGGGTTTGTCTACGAGTCCGCCGCTGCCGCCGAACGCGCCTTCACCGGCGAGGACGAACGCTTCGTCTACTCGCGCTACGGCAACCCGTCCGTGGCCACCTTCCAGGAACGTCTCCGGCTGCTGGAAGGCACGGAAGCGTGCTTTGCGACGGCGTCCGGTATGTCCGCTGTGTTCACCGCCCTGGGCGCCCTGCTCGGGGCCGGGGACCGCGTGGTCGCCAGCCGTTCCCTGTTTGGCTCCTGCTTCGTGGTCCTCAACGAGATCCTGCCGCGCTGGGGCGTGGAGACCGTCTTCGTGGACGGTCCGGACCTCGAGCAGTGGCGCGCGGCCCTCTCGGTGCCCACCACGGCCGTCTTCTTCGAATCCCCGTCCAACCCCATGCAGGAAATCGTGGACATCGCCGCGGTCAGCGAACTCGCCCACGCCGCCGGCGCCAAGGTTGTGGCGGACAACGTCTTCGCCACCCCGCTCCTGCAGCGCTGCGGAGACCTCGGCGCGGACGTGATCGTCTACTCCGGCACCAAGCACATCGACGGTCAGGGCCGGGTGATGGGCGGCGCCATCCTGGGCACCAAGGAATTCATCGACGGTCCGGTCAAGCAGCTCATGCGGCACACCGGCCCGGCACTCTCCGCATTCAACGCCTGGGTGCTCACCAAGGGCCTGGAGACCATGGCGCTCCGCGTGAACCACTCCTCCGCCACGGCGCTGCGCCTGGCCGAATGGCTGGAGGCCCAGCCCGCCGTCAACTGGGTGAAGTACCCGCTGCTCAAGTCGCACCCGCAGTTCGGGCTGGCGGCCAAGCAGATGAAGGCCGGCGGCACCGTCCTCACGCTGGAGCTTGCGACGACGGCAGGCCAGTCGGGCAAGGAAGCCGCCTTCGCGCTTTTGGACGCCCTGAAGATCATCGACATCTCCAACAACCTGGGCGACGCCAAGTCGCTGATCACCCATCCCGCCACCACGACGCACCGGGCCATGGGGCCGGAAGGACGCGCCGCGATCGGGCTGAGCGATGGAGTGGTGCGGCTGTCCGTGGGTCTGGAAGATGCGGATGACCTCATCGCGGACCTGGAGCAGGCACTCAAGCAGATCTGACCCTTCCGAGTCCGGCTGTCTTTTACTTCGGATGGCGGGCCGTGAACGTGCGTTGCGCGTCACGTCCCTTCGTTTCTGACGTCCTTGGGAACAGGGCTGCGGCACGGTTTAGTGGGTGGACAGGCAGGGTTTACCCAGGGTTTACACGGATGGTCTTGTGAGGTTCCGTGCGCGCTGGGCAGACTCTAATAACACCGATGAACCGATCAAACCCCTGTCGGTTCAGCACCCCACCCAAGGACAGACGCAGCGATGCGTTCGGGGCCGCGGCCGCGAAGACGCTGCGCGCAGCCTCCCTGACCGGAAGGACCGCCATGGCCGGAGTTTTTGAAGTTTTTGTTGATGCAGAGTCCCAGTTCCGGTTCCGGCTGAAGGCCCCCGATGGAACCGTGCTGGCGATCTCCGCACCGTTCGAGGACAAACGCGCGGCCGCGGCCGGGATCGCGGACGTGCGCGAATGCGCCGGGACGGGGCTCATCACGGACCTCTCCCCCGCGGCGCCGCAGGTGACGGCCAACGCCGCGGAGCAGGGATGCGCTGTACCGCAGGTACCTCTGTCGGCACGGGCCGAGCACCGCAGGCAGGGATTCGGCAAGAAGCGCACGCCGTCCGATGCCACCGGAACACCGCTGCGCAGGCAGGCGGCAGCGCCGGCCCGGTTGACCGGGGCAGCCTGATCGCCGTCGCAATCTGCTT
This window harbors:
- a CDS encoding YegP family protein is translated as MNRSNPCRFSTPPKDRRSDAFGAAAAKTLRAASLTGRTAMAGVFEVFVDAESQFRFRLKAPDGTVLAISAPFEDKRAAAAGIADVRECAGTGLITDLSPAAPQVTANAAEQGCAVPQVPLSARAEHRRQGFGKKRTPSDATGTPLRRQAAAPARLTGAA
- a CDS encoding O-succinylhomoserine sulfhydrylase yields the protein MTFNHDAAGWSPDTQAVRGGLDRTNFQETTEPVFLNSGFVYESAAAAERAFTGEDERFVYSRYGNPSVATFQERLRLLEGTEACFATASGMSAVFTALGALLGAGDRVVASRSLFGSCFVVLNEILPRWGVETVFVDGPDLEQWRAALSVPTTAVFFESPSNPMQEIVDIAAVSELAHAAGAKVVADNVFATPLLQRCGDLGADVIVYSGTKHIDGQGRVMGGAILGTKEFIDGPVKQLMRHTGPALSAFNAWVLTKGLETMALRVNHSSATALRLAEWLEAQPAVNWVKYPLLKSHPQFGLAAKQMKAGGTVLTLELATTAGQSGKEAAFALLDALKIIDISNNLGDAKSLITHPATTTHRAMGPEGRAAIGLSDGVVRLSVGLEDADDLIADLEQALKQI
- a CDS encoding rhodanese-like domain-containing protein yields the protein MSYAGDLTPQDAWAKLEEGAVLVDVRTEGEWAHIGIPDTKATENDPLFIQWTFPGGIPNPDFVEQLKQQAPEDTRVELVFLCRSGQRSIAAAIAATQAGFTAYNVLEGFEGEPDRYGERTVNGWKNRGLPTNLGKN